Proteins co-encoded in one Medicago truncatula cultivar Jemalong A17 chromosome 8, MtrunA17r5.0-ANR, whole genome shotgun sequence genomic window:
- the LOC11407604 gene encoding sulfite exporter TauE/SafE family protein 3, giving the protein MALEVKKMAISRELSTIIWLVSWSLIMIYHVSLAERVLEDEKPEIVVMKKTSFFWYSGESSYERVWPEMKFGWRIVVGSIVGFFGAALGSVGGVGGGGIFIPMLTLIIGFDPKSSTALSKCMITGAAGSTVYYNLRLRHPTLDMPLIDYDLALLFQPMLMLGISIGVAFNVMFADWMVTILLIILFIGTSTKALVKGIDTWKKETIMKKEAFEEAAQMLESGSTPDYASEEDYKSLPADLQDEEVPLLDNIHWKELSVLMYVWVAFLIVQILKTYSKTCSIEYWLLNSLQVPIAISVTLFEAICLCKGTRVIASRGKEITWKFHKICLYCFCGIIAGMVSGLLGLGGGFILGPLFLELGIPPQVASATSTFAMVFSSSMSVVQYYHLDRFPIPYASYLVLVATIAALTGQHVVRKIIAIFGRASIIVFILAFTIFVSAISLGGVGIGNMVEKMENEEYMGFDNLCHHGKKYGV; this is encoded by the exons ATTGTTGTCATGAAAAAAACAAGTTTCTTCTGGTATAGTGGAGAGTCGTCCTATGAACGTGTTTGGCCT GAAATGAAGTTTGGTTGGAGAATTGTCGTAGGGTCTATTGTCGGATTTTTTGGAGCAGCATTGGGAAGTGTAGGAGGGGTAGGAGGTGGAGGAATTTTTATCCCTATGCTCACTTTGATCATTGGTTTTGATCCAAAGTCTTCTACAGCCCTCTCTAAGT GTATGATTACAGGAGCAGCTGGGTCAACTGTGTATTACAATCTGAGGCTTAGACACCCAACACTAGACATGCCACTTATAGATTATGATCTTGCTTTGCTCTTCCAGCCTATGCTAATGCTCGGAATTAGCATTGGTGTTGCATTTAATGTCATGTTTGCTGATTGGATGGTTACCATTTTGCTTATCATTCTATTCATTG GTACATCCACTAAAGCTTTAGTCAAAGGCATAGATACATGGAAAAAGGAAACAATTATGAAAAAG GAAGCCTTTGAGGAAGCAGCCCAAATGTTGGAATCAGGTTCTACTCCTGATT ATGCTTCTGAAGAAGATTACAAGTCACTGCCAGCTGATCTACAAGATGAAGAG GTCCCTTTACTAGACAACATTCACTGGAAGGAGTTATCAGTTCTTATGTATGTTTGGGTGGCTTTTCTCATTGTTCAAATTCTTAAG ACATACAGCAAAACTTGTTCCATAGAGTATTGGCTTCTTAATTCCTTGCAG GTGCCTATTGCAATTTCTGTTACACTTTTTGAAGCCATATGCTTATGCAAAGGAACTAGAGTAATTGCATCAAGGGGAAAGGAAATCACTTGGAAGTTTCATAAGATCTGTCTTTACTGCTTCTGTGGAATAATAGCTGGTATGGTTAGTGGTTTGCTTGGTCTAGGTGGTGGCTTCATTTTGGGACCATTGTTTTTGGAATTGGGAATTCCTCCTCAG GTAGCTAGTGCTACATCAACTTTTGCTATGGTTTTCTCTTCCTCCATGTCAGTGGTACAATATTATCATCTAGATCGCTTCCCAATACCCTATG CTTCATACTTAGTATTGGTTGCAACCATAGCTGCATTAACCGGCCAACATGTGGTGAGAAAGATAATTGCTATCTTTGGTAGAGCATCTATCATCGTCTTCATATTAGCTTTCACCATTTTTGTGAGCGCAATCAGTTTAG GTGGGGTGGGAATAGGGAATATGGTTGAGAAGATGGAAAATGAAGAATATATGGGGTTTGACAATCTCTGCCACCATGGAAAAAAATATGGGGTTTGA
- the LOC112417088 gene encoding uncharacterized protein, which yields MITRSKLVEQLRDYQIRSQHKYSPLTFFSPKPHIITWVDVAVAIAFALVFCMLVVISFTTLYFRRFWIFLVVVSFSIILLIRLRASRQTLARKRERRLPLSI from the exons ATGATAACCCGTTCTAAACTTGTTGAACAGCTCAGAGATTACCAGATCCGATCTCAGCATAAATATTCTCCTCTCACTTTCTTCTCTCCCAAACCTCATATCATTACTTG GGTTGATGTTGCTGTGGCAATTGCTTTTGCTCTAGTGTTCTGCATGCTTGTCGTCATATCCTTCACAACCCTCTATTTTAGGcgtttttggatttttcttgtTGTTGTAAGCTTCAGTATAATTCTTCTCATACGCCTAAGAGCTTCTAGGCAAACCTTGGCAAGGAAGAGGGAAAGAAGATTGCCATTGTCCATATGA